The Chloroflexota bacterium genome window below encodes:
- a CDS encoding aminotransferase class V-fold PLP-dependent enzyme: MFTTMSTAPRDWLASRAEFPILSRKTYLNTCSLGALSSRVRAAVNQHLDLWEEYGASAWYKIWLGECAALRTTTERLFNAPAGSVALAPSVGVALSVIASALDYRQRPKVISTVLDFPTIPYQWLAHPEVEVVLLPSPDGVHVPLEAYEAAIDERTALVATSHVFFASGTIQPIAEIAKLAHAKGALCLIDGYQAAGQVPVDVVASDLDFYMTGGLKWLLGGTGIVECYVRPSLIQQLKPTVAGWFGHANQFAFDPNNFEFAPDARRFEVGTPALSAVYAGHAGMQIILDHGVAAIQQRTSELVAYLVAKLRDAGYQLTISGDPQQHAGIVMIQSAEHAKLVAALAEQGIIVDHRPGHVRVSPFFYTLETELDLFVERLQALSQ, translated from the coding sequence GTGTTTACAACCATGAGCACTGCACCGCGTGATTGGTTGGCTAGTCGGGCTGAGTTCCCGATTTTGAGCCGCAAAACCTATCTAAATACATGTTCGCTTGGCGCATTGAGCAGCCGCGTGCGTGCGGCAGTTAATCAGCATTTGGATTTATGGGAAGAGTACGGGGCATCGGCGTGGTATAAGATTTGGCTCGGTGAGTGCGCTGCTTTACGCACGACCACCGAACGCTTATTTAATGCTCCGGCTGGCTCGGTGGCTTTGGCTCCTAGCGTTGGCGTGGCTCTTTCGGTAATCGCCAGTGCCTTGGATTATCGCCAACGGCCCAAGGTGATTTCAACCGTCCTCGATTTTCCAACAATTCCCTATCAATGGTTGGCGCATCCTGAGGTTGAGGTGGTGCTTTTGCCATCGCCCGATGGCGTGCATGTGCCATTGGAAGCCTACGAGGCTGCGATTGATGAGCGCACGGCCTTGGTGGCTACCTCACATGTCTTTTTTGCTAGTGGCACAATTCAGCCAATTGCTGAAATTGCCAAATTAGCCCATGCCAAAGGCGCATTATGCCTGATCGATGGCTATCAGGCGGCGGGGCAAGTACCAGTCGATGTGGTTGCCAGCGATCTGGATTTCTACATGACTGGGGGCTTGAAGTGGCTGCTTGGTGGAACAGGCATTGTTGAATGCTATGTCCGCCCAAGCCTGATTCAGCAGCTTAAACCAACGGTTGCCGGCTGGTTTGGCCATGCCAACCAATTTGCCTTCGACCCCAACAACTTCGAGTTTGCTCCCGATGCGCGGCGCTTTGAAGTTGGCACGCCTGCTTTATCGGCGGTCTATGCTGGCCATGCTGGCATGCAGATCATCCTTGACCATGGCGTGGCGGCAATTCAACAGCGCACCAGCGAACTGGTGGCCTATTTGGTGGCCAAGTTACGCGATGCAGGCTATCAATTAACTATTTCTGGCGACCCACAGCAGCATGCAGGGATCGTGATGATCCAAAGTGCCGAGCATGCTAAGCTGGTGGCCGCCTTGGCTGAGCAGGGGATAATCGTTGATCATCGGCCTGGCCATGTGCGGGTATCGCCATTTTTCTATACCTTAGAGACAGAGCTTGATCTTTTTGTGGAACGCTTGCAGGCTCTTAGCCAGTAA